The Bosea vestrisii genome segment TGTGTTTCGGCGGTCGCGAGCTTCCAGCGCTGAATCTCCCCCGCATCGGGAGCCGGCAGATCGACGAGCTCATCGATGTCACCGTTCCAGGGCCGCAGTTCGCGCATGCGATCCGCCAACGTCAGGCGGGCGGCCTCACGAGCCCGCTCGGCCAAGCGACGACGCGTAGCGTGGTCGTCCGACCGCGCGGCCGCAACGGTCGCCGCGAGCAATGACATCCGCGTCTCTCGTCCCTGTCCCATCTCCGGATCGCCGCCGGCCTCGCGCAGTTTCGCCTGCGCCTCCTCCAATCGCCGACGAGCCTCGGACAGCTCATCGGCAGCCGATTTCAGCGCAGCCTCGATGCCGGAGCGCGTCTCGATTAGGGCGCGAAGAGCGCCCATGACCGAGGCTCCCAGCACGAGGCGATGGGGATCTGTCTCTCCGGTCCGCTCGATGCGGCCCAGGATCGTGGAGATCGCGAATTCGGCTTCGCGCAGTTGCAGACGGCGCTCAGGGATGTCCTTCTCCGCCGTGACATGGCGAGCACGAAGATCGGCAAGCCGATCGACCTTGTCGGCCAGCCGCAACGCCGTCTCGTCCACCACGATCGCATCGAGTTGCCCCGACAGCTCCGCAATCTCCTCGGTGAGACTTTGCGCGCGAATGCCGAGCTCGATGTCGTCCTTCTGCAACTGCGGCAGCTCCTCGGCCCAGCCGCGCGGAGCGTCGGGAAGGTCGGCCAAGGGCGCGATACGCTGACGGAGCGCGCGCAAATCCGCCAGGCGCGGCAAGGCGTTCAAATGGCGCTGGATCTCGTCCATGCGCGCCTGGATCCGGCTGCGGCTGACGATCGCCTCTTCATACTGGACGGCAGCCCGATCACGAGCATCGATCAGCTGGGCATAGTCGGACGCAAGCGTATCGACCCGCTCCCGCCCTGCCTTGAGCTCTCCGAGACGGGCCTTGAGCTCCGACAGCTCGCCGCTGCGGGCGCGGTATTTGTAGAAGCCCTCGGCCTCGGCCTTGAGATCGACGAGACCTTTGCTGAGATCCGCCAGACCCGCGCTCGCGGAAAACAGGAGCTGGCCGAGATCGCCCTTGCTCGACAGGATGCTTTCGCCGCCTGCCTCCAGCGTCGCATCGTCGAGCGAGAACATGGTCCGATAGGAATCACGGTCGATGCCGCCGAGTTCTCCCAGGAGGACACCCTCGGCAATCGGCTGGTCACGCGCGTCGAGCAGGCTGTTCTGTGGCCGCTTGATCCGAACGAGTTCCTGGGGACCGCCGGCAAGCTCCAATGTCCCGCCGACGCGCATCGTCGGATAGGGATGGATGAAGTTGAAGCGGCTGCGGGTCTCGATCCCGAAGAGGAGATCGAGAAAGCCGGCCAGGGCCGTTGATTTGCCGGCCTCGTTGGGGCCATAGACGATGTGCAGGTCGGGTTGGCCTTCCACCCGCTCGCCAAACTCGATGCGATGGTCGGTGAACTTGCCATAGCGCGTGAGATCAAGGCATTTTAGGCGCATCGGGAAACGCCGCCTTCCGCACCGGCGTGAAGCCTGGCAAGCACGTCTTCGGATCCATCCTTCGCCAACGCCGCAATCGTGGCCTTGAACGCTTCCTCATCTGAGCCGAGCAGGCTGCGGCATTCCTGTGGAAGCTGCGTCCTGAGTTCTTCAGCAATGGCAGCGACCTCAGCCTGATAGGCGTCGGAGCCGATGACCTCCTCGTCGATCAGACGGCGCAGCTCGGTGAGCGGATCGGCCGATGAGCCGGCCACCATGCCTGGCGCCCGGCAATCGACCTCGAGCTTCTCGACCCAGCAGCTCCCGATGACGGAGGCCCGATCGTCGGCCTCCGTTTTGAGGAGGTCGAGATCGCGCCGGATGCGCCAAGCCAGCGGCGTCGCTCCCGTTATCCGCAGGCGGGCGACGAGGTGCTCCGAGGCGACATCGCCGCGCGCCTGCTCCAGCGCTCGCGCCAGCAAAGCGACGAGGTCGCGCCAATCGTCGATCCCCGTCGCATCGACGGCAACCCTCTCGAACTGCGCGATGCTGGTGATGCGCTCTTCGATCCGGATCGAGCGATCGTCGCCGATCGTGACCAGGGTCACCGATTTGGCGCCGGCCTCGTTGATGTCGCGGCCCTGCGGCATGCCGGGCATCACGATGGCGCAGTCGCCCTCGGCAACTGAGCGTTTGTGAACATGGCCGAGCGCCCAGTACCGAAAGCCGGTGCCCTGCAGGTCAGCCAGGCTGCATGGCGCATAGACATCGTGTCCGGCGGCGCCGGCGAGACTGGTGTGCATCAGTCCGATATTCACGGCGCCCTCGACTGGCGGCTTGTACCGGCCGATCAGGCTTTCGGGAGCGTGGGGTTGGGCGAAACTGAGACCGTGGATCGCGACGGGAAACTGGTCGCCGCTTCGGTCGATCGCAATCACCTCGGCGCGGCCGCCGAACAGCTTCACGGAATCCGGAAGGGACAGTTCCTTGGTGATCCGCGACAACGCGTCATGATTGCCACGAATGACGAAGACGCGAATGCCGGCCTCATGCAGCCGCCGGAGCTGCTCGGCCAAAAACCGCGCTGTCTTCATCGAGGTCTGATCGCCATCATAGAGATCGCCGGCCAGCAGCAGCGCATCGACCTGCTCGTCGAGGCAGAGATCGACGAGCCGCACGAAGGCGCGCCGGGTGGCGTTTCCGATCAGATCGGCGAGGTTTGGGTCGCGCAGCGCAAGGGATCGCAGCGGCGAATCCAGGTGAATATCCGCCGCATGTACGAAGCGATATGTCACAATTTACCCCAGCTTGTGCCTGTGCGGCGAAACGAAGCCCCCTGCAGCCTAAAGCTAGATCAGCTTTCGTCGGAGGAGGCCATGCAGACATGCGATAACGCACAACGCTAGCGCGACCATGATGCTGCTGCGTTGGACGCACTGCAGCACAGACAGCGTCACTGCCGCATTGAGCCGGCTGTCGGCTAAATGGCGAAGAGACCGATGAAGCAGCAACGCTGCTCTTCCCCGCGCTATCTCGCCTGCCGAGTGGGACAGACGCTAAACGACCAGACGTGGATCTCGCCTTTGCCAGCGTTGACATGGCGATCCGTGTTGGCTGACTGCACCTTTAGCTTTCGCTGTGTCACTTGCTACCATTGCGAGTGGAGGGACGGCGCCGACAACTCGGATTGAGAGAGGCGACAGAGTGCCATTACCATGCGTCGCCGTTCACCGGCCGGGTTTCACGCTGCGACAGCCAACCACCAGAATTCGCAGGCGCCTGTGACCCATCCGCTTCTGAGCCTTCAGCCATGGCCCCCACCGCTGCGGCACAGCTGTCCTCAGTGAGACGCGCAGAACCACTTTCCAGCGCGCTGCCTACCTGAAAAATGGCGGAGTCCTTGAGCGTGCAGCTACTATGGCCAATCATGCTTCTACCCGTACCACACAGCTCTACGGCCGCCAGTCTGACGACATCACTCAAGACGAGGTAGAACGCTTGCTTATCTGATTTCGAGGCAGTATTAGAAACGGGATTTTTCTCGATTTTGAAGTCAGTTTTCGAAGTAATTTTCAACCACTTTAAGGATAAACGAGCGTGATCGTCCATTTTCGACAAAAAAGAACCTTCATGTAACGCCTATCTTACCATTACCCACAGGTAACGGCGACTATTCGATCTTTGATATCTAACAAAATTGTCACTCGACGCGCCCTATAGTCCGATGATGCTGCGAATCCAGGCCGCACGACACGAACTTCAACGCTGTTGGTTCGGGATAGAACCAACCGCTCTACCTCGATATTGAACAGGCGGCCGGCCACCTCTCGCGAAGCAGCCAACGAATTTGAACAGGCAACCACTGGTGATATAGCTGAGCAATAGAAGGCAGCGACAGCGCAACTCCATAGGTGAAGGGCGAAGCCCCTCATTCTCCTTGGCATCCCAGAGCAGAGCCGCCGGTCGCTCGGCAAATCCAGCGCCTGCGTTCTGGTCCCGTAATTCTTGGAGCACCATTCTTTTAGAAGCGATGCAAGCTTGCGCGCTAAGTTGTTCGTCGGTTTCGCCGCTTTCAGGTGCTTCCGGGTAATAGTAAGATATAAGCCCTTGGATGAGCTTCGGCCTCCGCTCCGGATAAATGTCAACGGGCTTACAACCCCTGTAACGCCCCGCAAGAACAGGACCACCGGAGTCTCCTCCACAAAATCCCGTCCTCTTTCCATCGGATTGCGGGTTAAAGCTCATCTCGTTTGACTCGCGCTTCACGGGCGCAACCCATGTCAAATTAAAACGCCCCTTAGTTCCATTATCAACATTGGAATACCCATACCCCGCGAGCGTAGTCAGCGCGTTGAATTCGTTCGCTTTAGCAATCTGAACAGGCGCAACCGCATGAAGTGGATAGCCAGATTGCATCTCAGCGACCGCCAAATCATGTGAATGGCGGGGCTTCCAGCTAAGCCGCGAGCAGTATCGAGCGCATGCCATAAGCATGCCCGGAACGTTGTGAAACGTCAGCGACCCCTGCCCTCTTTTCCGTCAGCCACGGCGGTAGACTTACAACTGCCTGCGCCAAAGCGGGGCGAGCACTACCAGCCAGACTGCTAGGGCCAGTAGGCCAATCAGCAGGCTCAGCCCATACCGGCGCCACCAGGACCACGCCGCGTGCCTCGCCCCCTGCTGGCGGTTCTTGACCCCGATTTGCTTCCAATGGCCCATAGGGGTCGGCTCCCCGTCCACTCGTTCGCGCGCATCGGCGCGGTGATCGGCCTGTGCGTCGAGGACGTGTTTGTGCAACAACGCCGGCTGTGGGGGCGGCTGCACGAGAAGGGCGGTAAGCGCCACGAGATGCCCTGCCACCACAATCTCGAAACCTATCTCAGCGACTATCTGGAGCGCGCCGAATTGCGGGATCAGCCGCGCGCCTGGCTGTTCCAGACGATCCTGCGCGGCACTGGCCAGCTCAGCGGCGATCCGCTGCCCCAGGCCAGCGCCTACCAGATGATCGGGCGGCGCGCGGCGACGGCCGAGATCGGGACCAAGATCGGCAACCATACCTTCCGAGCCACCGGCATCACCGCCTACTTGAAAAACGGCGGCACTCTTGAGAAAGCCGCCGCGATGGCCAATCATGCCTCGACCCGCACGACCCAGCTCTATGATCACCGTTCCGAGGACATCACGCTCGACGAGGTCGAGCGGGTGTTAATCTGAGGTCGCGGAGGGAGGTCTTCATGTTCGATGTGAAGGGCTGGCGTGACTTCTACGCCATGCTGGTCGCCGATTTCGACGATTTCCATTCCGAGTCAGATTCGGCGCGCCGGGCCATGCACTGTGATCACAGCCTATCATCTCCATGAGTGGGTCTGGGGCGATCTCTTGAAAGGAGACTTCCAACTCCGCGCCCAACTGGGCGTGAAAGACAAGGTGGAGTTTCTAAGGTGGATTGAGGCACATTGCTTCTCGTTCTGGACCATTCAGCAGCTTGCCAACGGCACCAAGCGTTTCGTGCGCAGCAAAGCGCTCGAAACGCTCAGAGTCGGGGGTTATGGCGAAGGGCCGTATGACGTCGGCCCCTATGGCCATTCCTATCTTCTCTTGTACTTCGGCGAAGATGCCGGCGAGCATCGCTGGATGACGGCCGCCTCACACCGAAGCGCTCCGCCACGGTCTCGATGGTCATCCCCTTCCCGTCGATCAGGCCCTTGAAGACCTCGAACTGGTCACAGGGCCGCATGGCGACGCGTACCATGTTCTCGACGAGGGAGATTTCTGCGGGGTCGTCCCCTTCCCCCAGCACCAGACAGGGCACGGACACATCCTTGGCAACGGCTCCGGCCTTGGCGAGCTTCTTCAACGCCCGCAGCCGCCGCCCTCCGGCAACGACCTCGTAGCGCCCGCCCTCAAGCGCCATCACGTTGAGGTTTTGGCGAAGGCCAACTGCGAAGTCGCCACGCGCCGAGTGTCGCGTGGAGCCGCTTCGGCCAATAACAATGGGGCATGGCAACACGAGATCATAAGCCGGATAACTACTTAGGAAATCTGTAGCAACCGACGCGTGTGCCGTTAGGATAGCGGGTAGTCACCTTCGTGAGGGCCCGATGAAGTGGATATT includes the following:
- a CDS encoding I78 family peptidase inhibitor, with the translated sequence MERGRDFVEETPVVLFLRGVTGVVSPLTFIRSGGRSSSKGLYLTITRKHLKAAKPTNNLARKLASLLKEWCSKNYGTRTQALDLPSDRRLCSGMPRRMRGFALHLWSCAVAAFYCSAISPVVACSNSLAASREVAGRLFNIEVERLVLSRTNSVEVRVVRPGFAASSDYRARRVTILLDIKDRIVAVTCG
- a CDS encoding ParB/Srx family N-terminal domain-containing protein; its protein translation is MLPCPIVIGRSGSTRHSARGDFAVGLRQNLNVMALEGGRYEVVAGGRRLRALKKLAKAGAVAKDVSVPCLVLGEGDDPAEISLVENMVRVAMRPCDQFEVFKGLIDGKGMTIETVAERFGVRRPSSSDARRHLRRSTREDRNGHRGRRHTALRHNPRL
- a CDS encoding metallophosphoesterase family protein, whose translation is MTYRFVHAADIHLDSPLRSLALRDPNLADLIGNATRRAFVRLVDLCLDEQVDALLLAGDLYDGDQTSMKTARFLAEQLRRLHEAGIRVFVIRGNHDALSRITKELSLPDSVKLFGGRAEVIAIDRSGDQFPVAIHGLSFAQPHAPESLIGRYKPPVEGAVNIGLMHTSLAGAAGHDVYAPCSLADLQGTGFRYWALGHVHKRSVAEGDCAIVMPGMPQGRDINEAGAKSVTLVTIGDDRSIRIEERITSIAQFERVAVDATGIDDWRDLVALLARALEQARGDVASEHLVARLRITGATPLAWRIRRDLDLLKTEADDRASVIGSCWVEKLEVDCRAPGMVAGSSADPLTELRRLIDEEVIGSDAYQAEVAAIAEELRTQLPQECRSLLGSDEEAFKATIAALAKDGSEDVLARLHAGAEGGVSRCA